From a region of the uncultured Draconibacterium sp. genome:
- a CDS encoding NAD-dependent epimerase/dehydratase family protein, producing the protein MKKAGVIGGSDLIGSYISLMFLAEDYKVKVQISNKRQIKKDPLFKNISINQNIEFHETDLTNAEQVQNFIKDCELVIHCGDPICLNVKSAETKVYAPVIRNSGILFKAIQKSNSIRKVIFITCATAFNPSYISPKTERNDRTLNAQNNQVDKAKFHASKAIYKVLNSLPDDLCKVIFISPVEVRNNQLSSSTDSTTTGLQFLFRKKITPDPFFQKLLEKQEVIERSTSIEELPEKVFQAVATDEMTQSLKIKNGQMIAYF; encoded by the coding sequence ATGAAAAAGGCGGGTGTTATTGGCGGTTCAGATTTAATTGGAAGTTATATTTCATTAATGTTTCTTGCCGAAGATTATAAAGTTAAGGTGCAAATCTCAAACAAAAGGCAAATAAAGAAAGATCCTTTATTCAAAAATATCAGCATAAATCAAAATATCGAGTTTCATGAAACTGATTTAACCAATGCTGAGCAGGTTCAAAATTTTATTAAAGATTGTGAACTGGTAATTCATTGCGGGGATCCCATTTGTTTGAATGTTAAATCTGCTGAAACAAAGGTTTATGCACCAGTTATAAGAAATTCCGGAATTCTGTTCAAAGCAATTCAAAAAAGCAATTCGATAAGAAAAGTTATTTTCATCACCTGTGCTACGGCGTTTAATCCTAGTTATATATCACCTAAAACTGAGAGAAACGACCGCACTTTAAATGCACAAAACAATCAGGTTGACAAAGCGAAATTCCATGCCTCAAAAGCCATTTATAAAGTGCTTAACAGTCTGCCGGATGATTTATGCAAAGTTATTTTTATTTCACCTGTTGAAGTCAGGAACAATCAGCTTTCAAGCAGCACCGACTCAACAACAACCGGCCTTCAGTTTCTTTTCAGAAAAAAAATAACACCCGATCCTTTTTTTCAAAAACTTTTGGAGAAACAGGAGGTTATTGAAAGGTCTACCAGCATTGAGGAACTTCCTGAAAAGGTATTCCAGGCGGTTGCAACTGACGAAATGACTCAGTCGCTGAAAATCAAAAATGGACAGATGATA
- a CDS encoding arylsulfatase, translating into MSKLNLYLFLLLLLGVFSSCSAGKTNKETNSDKPNIVIIYLDDLGYGDVGAYGATEIQTPNIDRLANEGVLFTDGHASSATCTPSRYALLTGVYPWRNKDAKILPGTAPLIIDTAQVTIPKMLKKQGYYTGVVGKWHLGLGAGHVNWNEHVSPGPNEIGFDYSYIMAATQDRVPTVYLEDGLVDGLDPNDPIEIDYQKNFEGEPTGKDNPELLTMKWHHGHNNSIVNGIPRIGFMKGDEKAKWSDVDMADHFLAKAQDYVKQHKNKPFFLYYALQQPHVPRTPNPRFVGKTDLGPRGDVIVEADWCIGEFLKTLDEEGILKNTLIILSSDNGPVLNDGYYDDAVERIGNHDQNGGLRGGKYSLFEAGTRVPFITYWKGQIGPEKSDALISQIDILASVAKLTGAEVNTSDSKELLNVLLGKSDKGREQLVLEASTRTALRKNNWLMIPPYKGPAVAAQVNIELGNSPEFQLYDLNDDIGQQKNVAKNNPDKLNEMIGDYKEIVGDMNSEVEALELK; encoded by the coding sequence ATGAGCAAATTAAACCTTTACCTTTTTCTTCTACTTCTACTTGGTGTTTTCAGCTCCTGTTCAGCAGGTAAAACTAACAAGGAGACAAACTCCGATAAGCCAAACATTGTTATCATTTACCTCGATGACTTAGGTTATGGCGATGTTGGTGCATACGGAGCCACTGAAATTCAAACACCAAATATCGATCGATTGGCAAATGAAGGTGTACTTTTTACAGACGGGCACGCGTCTTCGGCAACCTGCACTCCAAGCCGTTATGCCTTGCTTACCGGCGTTTATCCATGGCGAAATAAGGATGCAAAGATTTTACCCGGAACGGCACCACTGATTATTGATACCGCACAGGTTACTATCCCCAAAATGCTGAAAAAACAAGGTTATTATACCGGTGTTGTCGGCAAGTGGCATCTTGGTTTGGGAGCCGGTCATGTAAATTGGAACGAACACGTATCGCCGGGACCTAACGAAATTGGTTTTGACTATTCCTACATTATGGCTGCGACGCAGGATCGTGTGCCAACTGTGTATCTGGAAGATGGTCTGGTTGACGGACTTGATCCGAATGATCCGATCGAGATCGATTATCAAAAAAACTTTGAAGGTGAACCAACCGGAAAAGACAATCCTGAATTGCTGACCATGAAATGGCATCACGGACACAACAATTCAATCGTTAACGGTATTCCGCGTATTGGCTTTATGAAAGGCGACGAGAAAGCAAAATGGAGCGATGTGGATATGGCCGATCACTTTCTTGCAAAAGCGCAGGACTATGTGAAGCAGCACAAAAACAAGCCTTTCTTTTTGTATTATGCCTTGCAACAACCTCATGTTCCGCGTACACCAAATCCGCGATTCGTAGGAAAAACGGATTTAGGGCCACGTGGCGATGTAATTGTAGAAGCTGACTGGTGTATTGGCGAGTTCCTGAAAACCCTGGATGAAGAGGGTATCTTGAAAAATACACTGATTATTTTATCAAGCGACAATGGTCCGGTACTTAATGATGGCTATTACGATGATGCTGTTGAACGAATTGGCAACCACGATCAAAATGGAGGACTACGAGGTGGAAAATACAGTTTGTTTGAAGCCGGTACCCGCGTACCGTTTATTACTTATTGGAAAGGACAGATAGGGCCTGAAAAATCGGATGCGTTAATCAGCCAGATTGATATTCTTGCATCAGTTGCTAAGTTAACAGGTGCAGAAGTGAATACTTCTGATAGTAAAGAGCTGTTGAATGTGTTACTGGGGAAATCTGATAAAGGACGTGAACAACTAGTTCTGGAGGCATCAACGCGTACAGCCTTGCGTAAAAACAACTGGTTAATGATTCCGCCATACAAAGGACCGGCAGTTGCAGCGCAGGTAAATATCGAATTGGGAAATTCTCCGGAGTTCCAACTTTACGATCTGAATGATGATATTGGTCAGCAGAAGAATGTGGCTAAAAATAATCCTGACAAGTTGAATGAAATGATTGGCGATTACAAAGAAATTGTTGGAGACATGAATTCAGAAGTGGAGGCATTGGAATTAAAATAG
- a CDS encoding LacI family DNA-binding transcriptional regulator — MGNRHISLKDLARELNISISTVSRALKDHPDISQAMKEKVKKLATERNYTPNPLAMGLLKQETRMIGIVVPDLVTHFYASIISGIESVAKENGYFAVIASSNESIIKEKESIENLLKARVEGLIVCMSRETNTTDHFEMLVSRDIPLVMFDRVCLSDKISAVIADNANASQKIVEHFYSKGYRRIAYVSGPENLSISKERMNGYRAGIKACGLTPDENLVENCDLTFESAKTAMNRLLQLPDPPDAVYGINDTVAFGLMKAIKEAGLKIPDDIGVVGFTDEFHSVVVSPALTSVTHPTFKMGQQIAQLFFKRLTGSQTETRIVKTQLIERESSNKS, encoded by the coding sequence ATGGGAAACCGACATATATCGTTAAAAGATCTTGCACGGGAACTGAATATTTCAATTTCAACAGTTTCAAGAGCCTTAAAAGATCATCCTGACATAAGCCAGGCGATGAAAGAAAAAGTCAAGAAACTGGCGACAGAAAGAAACTACACCCCTAATCCGCTGGCAATGGGTTTATTAAAACAGGAAACAAGGATGATCGGTATAGTGGTTCCTGATTTGGTTACTCATTTTTATGCTTCCATCATTTCAGGAATTGAAAGTGTTGCAAAAGAGAATGGGTACTTTGCTGTTATTGCTAGTTCGAACGAGAGTATTATTAAAGAAAAGGAATCGATAGAAAACCTGCTGAAAGCCAGAGTTGAAGGATTGATTGTTTGCATGAGCAGGGAAACCAATACCACCGATCATTTTGAAATGCTGGTTAGCCGGGATATTCCGCTGGTAATGTTTGACCGGGTTTGCCTCAGCGATAAAATTTCGGCAGTAATAGCTGATAATGCTAATGCATCGCAAAAGATTGTCGAACATTTTTATTCAAAAGGTTACCGGAGAATAGCCTATGTTTCGGGCCCGGAGAACCTGAGTATTTCAAAAGAAAGAATGAATGGCTACCGGGCGGGAATAAAGGCCTGTGGTTTAACACCGGATGAAAACCTGGTAGAAAACTGTGATCTGACTTTTGAATCGGCAAAAACAGCAATGAACAGGCTTCTTCAATTGCCCGATCCTCCCGATGCCGTTTATGGCATTAACGACACCGTTGCATTTGGCTTAATGAAAGCAATAAAAGAAGCAGGATTAAAAATACCGGACGATATTGGAGTTGTTGGTTTTACCGATGAGTTCCACTCGGTTGTGGTAAGTCCGGCTTTAACTTCAGTAACCCATCCCACTTTTAAGATGGGACAACAGATCGCTCAGCTTTTTTTCAAAAGGTTAACTGGATCTCAGACAGAAACGCGGATTGTAAAAACACAACTTATTGAACGGGAGTCATCAAACAAATCGTAA
- a CDS encoding ATP-binding protein, translating into MKQSKSDIKALKKELATKNRELKIEKAFEKVREQAMSMRHSSDLQKIVNTVAQELNNMNLDITGVFMLINNDEIDKQFTFWGSTGVAEIYMKKAAIPFLDRPIYRVLAEATTKGEHFFVEEYTREEKNEFFEHLFKFPPYNSSTPEWKEQVFSREGGYTRSVSVSHYTSIFVVNHFGRRLSDDDNKILKRFGKVFEQSYTRFLDIQKAEALAREAIKQASADRVRGEIASMRTSEDLNRITPIIWRELETLEVPFIRCGVFIIDNQNEKIQAYLTTPDGKSLAALNLSFDANDLTNNAIKYWKKNQIYKERWNREKFINWTKSMIRIGQVQNVETYQGSSVPPESLHLHFVPFAQGILYVGNISTLTDEKLELVKTLAEAFSIAYARYEDFKNVEEAKNKIEITLNELKIAQAQLQELDELKSRFFANISHEFRTPLTLIMGEVENVIASNIHSADKKRLEIANRNANKLLVLINQLLELSKIDAGSLMLNNENGNLVTFLKNIFFSFESLSSSKKVLLRFHSEAENIRLAFDHEKMETIFYNLLSNAFKFTEGPGEISLSVKVIESAKIEIIIKDSGIGIPSEQIPHIFNRFFQADSSSIRKHEGAGIGLALVKELVELHNGKIAVSSKENKGTEFRILLPISFEQSMSAPGKNITLKTPEKKLSFNPELQPAVQTELADNTDGENHKKIVLVVEDNSEVRQYIKEQLVDNYCIKEAQNGEEGLLAAEDQLPDLIVTDVMMPKMDGYEFCLKLRSNEKTSHIPIVMLTAKAGFDDKINGLETGVDAFVTKPFSAKELKIRIKNLITQREQLRKRFGNATIIRPTEVSAISADQLFLKKTLKLIESNFHDENFSVELLAGKINMSVSQLNRKLNALIDQPAGQLIRSLRLQRAADLLNQNSASVSEICYNLGFSDLSYFSRAFKKQFGRTPTEYREE; encoded by the coding sequence ATGAAACAATCAAAGTCAGACATTAAAGCGCTCAAAAAAGAACTTGCGACGAAAAACCGTGAGTTGAAAATTGAGAAAGCTTTTGAGAAGGTTCGAGAACAAGCTATGTCGATGCGTCATTCGTCTGATTTGCAGAAGATTGTCAATACAGTTGCTCAGGAATTGAATAATATGAACCTGGATATAACCGGGGTATTCATGTTAATCAACAATGACGAAATTGATAAGCAATTCACATTTTGGGGATCTACAGGTGTGGCAGAAATTTATATGAAAAAAGCGGCTATCCCTTTTCTGGATCGCCCCATTTACAGAGTATTAGCAGAGGCGACAACCAAAGGAGAACATTTTTTTGTGGAGGAGTATACACGGGAGGAAAAAAATGAATTCTTTGAGCATCTATTTAAATTTCCACCATATAATTCATCTACTCCTGAGTGGAAGGAACAGGTTTTTTCCCGTGAGGGCGGCTATACAAGGTCTGTTTCTGTTTCTCATTATACCTCCATATTTGTAGTTAATCATTTTGGAAGAAGATTATCGGATGACGATAACAAGATTTTAAAGCGTTTTGGAAAAGTATTTGAGCAAAGCTACACCCGGTTTCTCGACATCCAAAAAGCCGAAGCGCTGGCGCGTGAAGCGATTAAACAAGCATCTGCAGACAGGGTTCGTGGTGAAATTGCCAGTATGCGTACCTCTGAAGACCTCAATCGGATTACACCGATTATCTGGCGGGAGCTGGAAACACTGGAGGTTCCTTTTATTCGCTGCGGTGTTTTTATTATTGATAATCAGAACGAAAAAATTCAGGCTTATTTAACTACCCCAGATGGCAAGTCGCTGGCAGCATTAAATCTATCTTTTGATGCTAACGATCTTACAAATAATGCAATTAAGTACTGGAAAAAGAACCAGATTTACAAAGAACGCTGGAATAGGGAAAAATTTATCAACTGGACAAAATCCATGATTAGAATCGGACAGGTTCAAAATGTGGAAACTTACCAGGGTTCATCTGTCCCGCCGGAATCTCTTCACCTGCACTTTGTTCCTTTCGCCCAGGGCATACTTTATGTTGGAAATATTTCTACCCTTACCGATGAAAAACTGGAACTGGTTAAAACATTGGCTGAAGCATTCTCAATAGCTTATGCCCGGTATGAAGACTTTAAAAATGTTGAAGAAGCCAAAAACAAGATTGAAATAACTTTAAATGAATTGAAAATAGCACAGGCACAACTTCAGGAACTGGACGAGTTGAAGTCCCGTTTTTTTGCAAATATTTCACACGAATTCAGAACTCCGCTCACCCTTATCATGGGCGAGGTTGAAAATGTAATCGCATCGAATATTCATTCAGCCGACAAAAAAAGGCTTGAAATTGCAAACAGAAATGCCAACAAGCTATTGGTTTTAATAAATCAATTGCTTGAACTTTCAAAAATTGATGCAGGTAGCCTGATGCTAAATAATGAAAATGGAAATCTGGTTACATTCTTAAAAAACATTTTCTTTTCATTTGAGTCTCTCTCTTCATCAAAAAAAGTATTGCTTCGTTTTCATTCAGAAGCTGAAAATATTAGACTTGCATTCGATCATGAAAAAATGGAAACCATTTTTTACAACCTATTGTCAAATGCATTCAAGTTTACCGAAGGACCCGGCGAAATATCACTTTCGGTAAAAGTAATTGAGTCAGCAAAAATCGAGATCATAATAAAAGACTCCGGAATTGGCATTCCATCTGAGCAAATTCCACACATTTTTAACCGGTTTTTCCAGGCCGACAGTTCATCCATCCGAAAACATGAAGGAGCAGGGATCGGTCTGGCACTTGTAAAAGAACTGGTGGAATTGCATAACGGAAAAATAGCTGTTTCGAGCAAGGAAAATAAAGGAACCGAATTCAGGATTCTACTTCCGATATCGTTTGAACAATCAATGAGTGCTCCAGGCAAAAATATAACGCTTAAAACGCCAGAAAAAAAACTTTCTTTTAACCCCGAACTTCAACCTGCAGTTCAAACTGAACTTGCGGACAACACAGATGGTGAAAACCATAAAAAAATTGTTCTTGTTGTGGAAGATAACTCTGAAGTGCGGCAATATATTAAAGAACAGTTGGTAGATAACTATTGCATAAAAGAAGCTCAAAATGGGGAGGAAGGACTTTTAGCAGCAGAAGATCAACTGCCTGATTTAATTGTAACTGACGTAATGATGCCCAAAATGGACGGATACGAGTTTTGCCTGAAATTAAGAAGCAACGAAAAAACCAGTCATATTCCGATTGTTATGCTTACTGCAAAAGCAGGCTTCGATGATAAAATCAACGGTTTGGAAACGGGTGTTGACGCTTTCGTGACAAAACCATTCAGTGCAAAAGAGTTAAAAATCCGGATAAAAAATCTGATCACCCAGAGAGAACAACTAAGAAAACGGTTCGGTAATGCAACTATTATCAGGCCAACTGAGGTATCTGCAATTTCTGCCGACCAGCTATTTTTAAAAAAGACCCTTAAACTAATTGAATCAAATTTCCACGACGAAAACTTTTCGGTTGAATTGCTGGCCGGTAAAATAAACATGAGTGTTTCGCAGCTAAACAGAAAATTAAATGCGTTAATCGATCAACCCGCCGGACAGCTAATCCGGTCGTTACGATTGCAACGGGCTGCAGATTTGCTCAATCAAAATTCTGCCAGTGTTTCTGAAATCTGTTATAATCTTGGATTTAGCGACCTGTCCTATTTTTCGCGGGCTTTTAAAAAACAATTTGGCCGCACACCCACAGAATACCGGGAAGAATAA
- a CDS encoding aldo/keto reductase — protein MSTTRLLGKTGITCPQIIYGTSYLGNLYRELSEAEKLNLMQEWFNVADGKVMIDSAGKYGAGLALEVIGQGLDKLGVDPSQITISNKLGWYRVPLTSAEPTFEPGAWANLEYDAVQKISYEGILECWQQGCELLGGKFKPEIVSVHDPDEYLLAASDDIDLQKRKDDILGAYKALFELKQKGEVKAVGIGSKDWLVIKELYEEVKFDWVMFANKFTIYHHPKSIVDFMVQLEKDGVGIINSAIFNAGFLTGGEYFDYRVVDPKDPADHQLFVWREKFFAVCRKHHVAPGDACLKFALSAPQIAAVALNPSKPHRMAHNKTLLNQEFPESFWAELKSEQIIDAEYPYL, from the coding sequence ATGAGTACAACGCGATTATTAGGAAAAACGGGAATAACATGCCCTCAAATTATTTACGGAACCAGTTATCTGGGAAATCTTTACCGTGAACTGTCGGAAGCTGAAAAGCTAAACCTTATGCAGGAATGGTTTAACGTGGCCGATGGGAAAGTAATGATCGACAGTGCCGGAAAATATGGTGCCGGACTTGCATTGGAAGTTATCGGACAAGGGCTGGATAAACTCGGTGTTGATCCCTCGCAAATTACAATAAGCAATAAATTGGGTTGGTACCGTGTACCGCTAACAAGTGCTGAGCCAACATTCGAGCCGGGAGCCTGGGCAAACCTGGAATATGATGCCGTTCAGAAGATCAGTTACGAAGGAATTCTGGAATGCTGGCAACAGGGATGTGAATTGTTAGGCGGAAAATTCAAGCCCGAGATTGTTTCTGTTCACGATCCTGATGAATATTTATTGGCTGCAAGCGACGATATTGACCTGCAAAAACGAAAGGACGATATTTTAGGGGCTTATAAAGCTTTATTCGAACTAAAACAAAAAGGTGAAGTAAAAGCGGTTGGCATTGGCTCAAAAGATTGGCTGGTGATAAAAGAATTGTACGAAGAGGTGAAATTCGACTGGGTAATGTTTGCCAACAAATTTACCATTTATCATCATCCAAAATCAATAGTTGATTTTATGGTTCAGCTTGAAAAGGATGGGGTGGGTATTATAAACTCGGCAATATTTAACGCAGGCTTTTTAACCGGTGGCGAATATTTTGATTACCGGGTTGTCGATCCCAAGGATCCTGCCGACCACCAGTTGTTTGTCTGGCGCGAAAAGTTTTTTGCTGTTTGCCGGAAACACCATGTTGCTCCCGGTGATGCCTGTTTAAAGTTTGCACTCTCTGCACCTCAGATAGCTGCTGTTGCGTTAAACCCGAGTAAACCGCACCGCATGGCACACAACAAAACGCTTCTGAATCAGGAGTTTCCCGAATCATTTTGGGCTGAGCTAAAAAGTGAACAAATTATAGACGCTGAATATCCTTATTTATAA
- a CDS encoding zinc-binding alcohol dehydrogenase family protein, with product MKAIEITTPGDVKIVEREMPQIGRGDVLLKVKYVGFCGSDLSTYLGKNPMVQYPRIPGHEISAVIEKTGDEVPEGFWEGQSVTVVPYTNCGQCTSCKQKRFNACRYNETLGVQRDGAMAEYIVVPWQKVLKDEALSDVQLSLVEPLTVGFHAVDNGKVTDIDTVVVFGCGMIGSGAIVRAKLRGATVIAVDIDDVKLKIAQQLGADFIINSKDMDLHQELQETTNGDGPNVVIEAAGNPVTYRAAIEEVAFAGRVVCIGYAGTEVAFSTKLWVQKELEIMGSRNANPSDFEAVIKYLKSSQIDENILISKTVSPEEAPVAMKEWAEAPGKIMKILVQF from the coding sequence ATGAAAGCAATAGAAATAACAACTCCAGGTGATGTAAAGATTGTAGAAAGGGAAATGCCGCAAATTGGAAGAGGAGATGTTCTTCTTAAAGTAAAATATGTTGGGTTTTGCGGCTCCGATTTAAGTACATATCTCGGTAAAAATCCGATGGTACAGTATCCGCGTATTCCGGGGCACGAAATATCGGCAGTTATCGAAAAAACGGGAGACGAGGTGCCTGAAGGATTTTGGGAAGGACAAAGTGTTACGGTTGTTCCTTACACTAATTGCGGACAATGTACCTCGTGTAAACAAAAACGTTTTAATGCCTGCCGTTATAACGAAACACTGGGCGTTCAGCGTGATGGTGCAATGGCCGAATATATTGTAGTTCCGTGGCAAAAAGTATTAAAAGATGAGGCTTTGTCGGATGTACAGTTGTCTTTGGTAGAGCCGCTAACCGTTGGTTTTCATGCCGTTGATAACGGAAAAGTGACGGACATAGATACTGTGGTGGTATTTGGTTGTGGAATGATTGGAAGTGGTGCTATTGTTCGTGCCAAATTGCGGGGAGCAACTGTAATTGCTGTTGATATTGACGATGTGAAACTTAAAATAGCCCAGCAACTGGGAGCAGATTTTATCATTAATTCGAAAGATATGGATTTACACCAAGAGCTTCAGGAAACTACAAATGGTGATGGTCCAAACGTGGTTATTGAAGCAGCTGGAAACCCGGTTACATATAGGGCAGCAATTGAAGAAGTAGCTTTTGCAGGCCGGGTAGTTTGTATTGGTTATGCCGGCACGGAGGTAGCGTTTTCAACCAAACTTTGGGTGCAGAAAGAACTGGAAATAATGGGATCGCGTAATGCAAATCCATCCGATTTTGAAGCCGTAATAAAGTACCTGAAAAGCAGTCAGATTGATGAAAACATTTTGATTTCGAAAACAGTAAGCCCGGAAGAAGCACCCGTCGCAATGAAAGAATGGGCTGAAGCACCTGGAAAAATAATGAAGATTCTGGTTCAGTTCTAG
- a CDS encoding L-rhamnose mutarotase, which produces MKYKRYCKTMMLKDDPQLIEEYKKVHAKGNTWPEISQGMKEVGIIDMEIYLLNNRLFMIMDTTSDFDHNKAMTELAGKPRQAEWEAFVSRFQVSSEKATANDKWQLMERIYELDQKAEYSAIDGQLKEIE; this is translated from the coding sequence ATGAAGTATAAAAGATATTGCAAAACAATGATGCTTAAGGATGATCCACAGCTAATTGAAGAATACAAAAAGGTGCACGCCAAAGGAAATACCTGGCCCGAGATTTCGCAGGGTATGAAAGAGGTGGGAATTATAGATATGGAGATATACCTGCTCAACAACCGCTTATTTATGATTATGGATACTACTTCTGATTTCGACCACAACAAGGCTATGACTGAGTTGGCCGGAAAACCCCGGCAGGCCGAGTGGGAAGCTTTTGTGTCGCGTTTTCAGGTGAGTAGTGAGAAAGCTACGGCTAATGATAAGTGGCAGTTAATGGAGCGAATTTATGAACTGGACCAAAAGGCGGAATATAGTGCCATTGACGGGCAGCTTAAAGAAATTGAGTAA
- a CDS encoding amidohydrolase family protein, with protein MIIDTHHHLWNYNPVEFDWIDDEMATIRKSFLPADLQATLADTGVEGVVTVQARQSLEETNWLLKLASENDFMKGVVGWLPLADENIQQILEGYKSNTWLKGVRHVVQGEPDPEFILGKDFNKGISLLKNYNLVYDILIFEHQLPNTIHFVDQHPEQQFVVDHIAKPKIKINELEPWAENIKELAKRENVSCKISGMVTEADYKLWTEEQLNPYFDTVLEAFGPSRLLFGSDWPVCLVATNYSNWLDLVKKVISKFTNEEQDLILYKNAQRIYNI; from the coding sequence ATGATTATTGATACACATCATCATTTATGGAACTACAATCCCGTTGAATTTGATTGGATTGATGATGAAATGGCGACCATCAGAAAGTCTTTTTTGCCTGCTGATTTGCAAGCGACTCTGGCTGACACCGGAGTTGAAGGCGTTGTAACCGTACAGGCACGTCAATCGCTGGAAGAAACCAACTGGCTTTTAAAGCTGGCTTCCGAAAACGACTTTATGAAAGGGGTTGTGGGCTGGCTGCCATTGGCTGATGAAAATATTCAACAAATTTTAGAAGGGTATAAAAGTAACACGTGGTTAAAAGGAGTTCGGCACGTTGTTCAGGGAGAGCCTGATCCTGAATTCATTTTAGGGAAGGATTTTAATAAGGGAATTTCATTATTAAAAAACTACAACCTGGTTTACGATATTCTGATTTTTGAACATCAACTACCCAATACAATACATTTTGTTGATCAGCATCCTGAGCAGCAGTTTGTGGTAGATCATATTGCCAAACCAAAAATCAAAATAAATGAATTGGAACCATGGGCGGAGAATATAAAAGAGCTGGCTAAGCGCGAAAATGTTTCGTGTAAAATAAGCGGGATGGTTACCGAGGCAGACTACAAATTATGGACAGAAGAACAACTCAATCCTTATTTTGACACTGTTCTTGAGGCTTTTGGGCCATCGCGACTGTTATTTGGTTCCGACTGGCCGGTATGTCTGGTGGCTACAAACTATTCTAACTGGCTGGATTTGGTTAAAAAAGTGATTTCGAAGTTTACAAACGAAGAACAGGATTTGATCCTGTATAAAAATGCACAAAGGATTTACAATATTTAA
- a CDS encoding redoxin domain-containing protein, which produces MKKITLALILLVFVMGAAFAQEGGKIPLIGSKAPSFKAKSTEGKIVFPDDYGSSWKVLFSHPRDFTPVCTSELLEMAYRQSEFDRLGVKVAVISTDVLSQHVMWKAHMEELDYKNRGQLQINFPIIDDSDASVSKEYGMLHAPTSTTEDVRGVFIIDDNNVVCSVNFYPMKVGRNMDEIIRVIQALQTTAAADVLTPAGWNDGDDVLVPYFPYTNAELEANPDLKKDFYNVGDRLWFKKIGE; this is translated from the coding sequence ATGAAAAAAATTACTTTAGCACTGATTCTATTAGTATTCGTTATGGGAGCAGCATTTGCCCAAGAAGGTGGTAAAATTCCGTTAATCGGTTCGAAAGCTCCATCTTTTAAAGCTAAATCAACAGAAGGGAAGATTGTATTCCCTGACGACTATGGTTCGAGTTGGAAGGTCCTTTTTAGTCACCCGCGTGATTTTACTCCTGTATGTACATCTGAATTATTGGAGATGGCCTACAGGCAAAGCGAATTTGACCGTTTGGGAGTTAAGGTTGCTGTAATTTCCACCGACGTTTTAAGTCAGCATGTTATGTGGAAAGCTCATATGGAAGAACTAGACTACAAAAACAGGGGGCAGTTACAAATCAATTTTCCAATAATTGACGATTCAGATGCATCGGTGTCAAAAGAATATGGCATGCTGCATGCTCCTACAAGTACAACAGAAGATGTAAGAGGAGTATTTATTATTGATGATAACAACGTTGTGTGTTCAGTTAACTTTTATCCAATGAAGGTTGGACGAAATATGGATGAAATTATTCGTGTTATTCAGGCACTTCAAACTACTGCTGCAGCTGATGTGTTAACACCTGCAGGCTGGAATGATGGAGATGATGTTTTGGTACCTTATTTTCCATACACAAATGCAGAGTTGGAGGCCAATCCCGATTTGAAAAAAGATTTTTATAATGTTGGAGATAGGTTGTGGTTTAAAAAAATTGGAGAATGA